A segment of the Kazachstania africana CBS 2517 chromosome 2, complete genome genome:
TGCAGGCTTGGTTGatgtaaatttgaatcgTTTTACAAATTCACCAATGGTACAAAGCAAGGTTATATCTTCAAATCCAGGTATAAATATTCCTAATGGGGATGAATTGATGACACAATCTGCCTCGGGATTCAGTTTTGAAGGTTCGACATCGTTTGCAGAATCACAGAATAAGACCGCCGAAAgggaaaattcaaaatcagcTTCCGGATTATCAAATAAGGAGGGAGCTTTTGAAGTTCCTTCCTATCATCAAGCATCTACAATAAACCCACTAGAAAAAGCATCTTCCCCCTCTACGGTCGCACCGATGACGAATAATGGTCATGCTCTTGATTTTGACTCAGTTCTCGGACCTGACTTACAAGATATTTCCCAAATATCGTCTGCtcaatcaaataatgatcATTCCGGTCCAAGCTTTGGGTACTCAAATGTACATGCAAATTTCGATGTCAGCAACATGgatattgataatttgaCTAAGCTTTTTTATTCGAGCAAGTAGATGTCTACGTACGATTAGTCTCCTTACCAGCTATTGCTTCGATCCTTCAAACATTAAAACATAGCAATATACACACatacaaatataaatgataaacatagaaaaaaatgcatttCCAGTTACTGACTTGTAAAAAATagttattatataaaattaaatttcaaagataagTAGgcaaattttctttgatatatGCAAGTAATTCATCACTTGAGCCGTGAGGGTTATCTAGCTGCCATATGATTGCATCACTATTTGCTTTTCCCAACCATGGCCCAGCTTTCATCTCTAACGATTTGAGTAACTTTTTACCATCAAGCAATGGCTTCAGGTTATGGCAATCAACCAAATCTTGGTCAATAATATAATCgtaaaataattcatactttctgaaaataaattccGCGCTTTGGTCATTTTCTGCGTTATGTGTACTCTTGAGATATTCATCCACCAAGGAAGTGAAATGCATTATTTCCCAAGTACCGTTAAAGTCTCTTAAAAAGGTGCCTAATTCCGatctttttaaaaaattttctttcaaaaagaatttattcatCATTCGTTGGTAATTTTGGATTGAATCCACGCATTTTGACACAATTGCTGCATCATTCTTACTAAATTTTAGCCCTTCTCTTACCACACTTTCCACTAAGGACATTGTAttattcatcttctttttaggcaatgaaataatttttaGGTTTGAGGCGGGAATAAGAGTTGAAGCtaagatgaaattttggcaAAAATTCctattttcttgtaataaTGTCCTTAGTCTGAATACATTATTGATTAATGAATCatagtttttcaaaaaagttaaCAGTTGTCTGTTCATTGGACCATTCcttttataaatatttatgaTTTTTGGATATTCTGAATTGTTCTGTTCATTAAATTCTATAACACTTTGATCACCATGCcaaaaaaagattacaTTTTCGAGATTGgatatttgaatcaattttaatgCAATGAGTGGGTTTGATCCGTTTAGAatcttttccatttctaCACCTATTCTCTCTCTAGAGATTTtggaattgaaagaaagattgaTTTCGGGATCATTCATTTCGAAAAGAACctcattatcaattttaaaattgaatctgGACGCAAATCTGATTAATCTTAGCACTCTTAATGGATCGTCTAAGAAAGTTTGTCTTGGTGGTAATGGTGTCTTCAAGACACcttctttcaaatcctTTAAACCACGATGTGTAtaatcttcaatttgatcACTAGCAATGTTATAAAATAGGGCGTTCAATGTCGCATCTCTTCTCAAAGCGTCTTGTTCTGGAGTACCAAAGTTTACAATTGGAATTCTTGAAGTTTCCGTATATTCTTCTGATCTTAAATTAACGAAGTCGATCTCTACACCAAACAGTTTGGTAGTAGCTGTCTCTAAATGTTTGGATTTTTCCGGATTTTTATCTATCTTATGAATCGAATGAGGTTTAATCCCATATTTACCgtaattttccaataaatatTCGTTTAATCCACGAGCAAACTCTTCACCCGTCATAATATTTATCGCTATATCTAAATCGTGAGAACCTTGACCTAATAGCTTGTCACGTACCCAACCACCAGTAATCCGCAAAGTCAGAGGATCAATCGAAGGATCATAAGCAGACGTACTATTATAATAGTGAACGTaatcttttaaaagattACAGATTTTAGATTCAGTTTCCGTTAGTTGAATATTTGGAAGTAGTTCTGATGAAGTACTGTGGGATGATCTTGTAATCATGTCATTGACCACATCAGGTATCACGGATGCATTTTTGTCGCTTATAGCATCCAAATTTAAGCTGCTATTATTTACAGAATCTGAAATATTGTTAGCAAGACGATAATCTCTAGTACTCTTGGTGGAATGTGTCattacaaaagaaatagGATATAATGCGCGGCGAATTCGATGTGTATTACTAGCAAAACCAAAACCGAACAATTTAGTGCCCCGTAACAGCATTAACTAACAGAATTGTACCCTCCCAATTACTAAATTAAAAATGTATTGAACCCATATAAATTAAGCTCATCgcttgaaatttcaaaaagttgcagcaaaaaaaaaaaaaagtcgACCACTTCAAGCCCTAACAAAATCCGACCCAAACCTAACAAAAATTTAAGCAAATTCCGGGCAATGAGTCACTAACCCTAATATTCAGCCctaaaatttcttttcttcgaaaaaaaaattttttttgggcAAAAATTACCATTTTAGGAAAGTAGCAGGgcgaaaaagaaattctaCCTTCTTTTTAAGGGAATATTACTTTATTAAGATCGATGAGGAAAGATTTTGGTCTTTGgcccaaaaaaaaaaaaatttggttcAAAGGGGAGAGATgctaaaaaaaaacttcaaCATAAATCATATAGAAGGGCATAAAGTGATATTATAGTAGTGGGAAGGACTATATTGATACGAAGTTTctagaaagaaatatttagCTCTATCGATCATACTGTTAGGTTCCAAATTTGGTACACTGTGaaactttatttttcatcGCTGGTACCTTACAACCCCTTCATCTCATCGCAACATTTTTtggcaagaaaaaaaaattaaataagGAGAACATAGAACTCTTATATCAGATCtctgattttttttagtcAGCCAAATCTTGTTGAGttcattttgataatagCGCTAGGTGTCTTACAGCTCAAGTGGGCTACAGTTTTACTTTGTCTTCAAATAGTATTATTGGCCGAATAGGagaatttattatcaaagagaaaagaataagACTATAACAAGAAGACTTTCACTTGCGtgaataaaaaaatacaagAGAAAGATTCATTTTAATACACaaccaaaaaaatagaaaaaaaataccaCATGAGGATGAACGGATCTAAAGTCCCGAGTGAAGTAGTAGATGGTATTCCCGTCTTTAAACCTAACTTCGACGAGttcaaagatttttatTCCTATGTTAGCgcaataaataaatatggtATGGAAAGCGGCATAATTAAAGTCATACCTCCCAAAAAATGGTTAGACATGCTCGAGATTCCTCCAAGTGATAAGACgctgaaaaaaattgtaataaaATCACCTATTCAACAACATATATCCGGTAATAAAGGAATGTTCACCGTTCATAATGtagagaaaaataaaacttACAACATTATACAATGGAAAGACTTATCTCACGATTATGTCCCACCAAATAATCCACATTATCATGACAATAATACCAACAATAATGATAAcatcaataataacaatacaaatgataatattcctactaaatcatcttttttgaagactaaaaactttgaaaaatcattttcattgagtGATTATAAAGAGTTTCAAAAGCATTACAATCAAGATAACTTGGAccaattcaaagataaagaaagattagaaTTTTTGGAGTCATATTACTGGAAGACTCTTTATTATACACCGCCAATGTATGGCGCAGATACACCAGGTTCGATTTTCCCCTCAGATTTGGAAACTTGGAACGTCTCCAAATTACCAAACTTATTGGATTATCTAGATGAAGATATACCCGGAGTCAATAACTCCTATTTGTATGCTGGTCTGTGGAAGTCCACTTTTGCTTGGCATTTAGAAGATCAAGATTTATTTTCCATCAACTTCATCCATTTTGGTGCACCTAAACAGTGGTATTCCATTCCACAGGAGGATCacgaaaaattttacaattaTATGAAAGAACAATTTCCAACTGAATTTAACCATTGCTCCGAATTTTTAAGACATAAATCCATTCTTATATCGCCGAAGTTATTACGGGATAATGGAATTAGAGTCAATAAAGTAGTTCATTATCAAAACGAATTTATTATAACTTTCCCATATGGTTATCATGCTGGTTTTAATTATGGTTATAATCTTGCAGAATCTGTGAATTTTGCTTTAGAATCATGGTTGAAGATTGGTAAAAAGTCCAAAAGTTGCCAATGTGTTAACGATTCTGTAAGAATTAATGTGTCTAAATTGGCACAAAATTGgagaaataaaaagaaactacataaggaaaatgataataagaATAATAccagtaataataataacgaCGTTCTAACCAAAAATTATacaaatgattcaaattcTAGAGGGAGAAGCTTTAATGAGTTGTTACATTACGGGTCCCAGGCACTCCAAAACATTTCAAATGACAATGAGACTGAGGGctcaatttcaaaagaacaatctttttttcaaaataatgcaTATGACAACCAAAATATGTGTTTAAGATCAACTAGTCCAACTATCAATTCTACTCAATTACCACAATTATCGTCCCAACTTCAACAATCTTCTAGTTCGCATCCTATTGTTAGTAGAACCTCATCTCCATTCCTTTCAAGAATGATGGATTTAtctaatattattgaaccAACATTGGACGATTCTTCGTTAAAGCTTAGAAAAACTTTAGCGTCTCCACAACCAACGACTTCGGTGCCTACTACTAGCAATATCTTGAATGGAAATAACAGTACCCTGGCACCCTTAGCCATGCGAACAAATACTGTTCCATCTTCAACACTCTTCGATTACAATGACGATAACATGCTAGCGCTTAGTTTGACTTCAATGGCAAATAGCGGTAACTCATCTCCaagattgaaaagacaATTGTTAAATAACAACCTTAACTCACCTATCGATTCAGCCAGCAATGGTTTCAATGGGGCATCATTAGCCATGAAACCTACACTTTCACCACTAGCCAACAATTCCAGTCCGGGATATTTCAACGGTGCttttaataatatgaaCAATTTCATCTCAGTGAAGAACAATAATGGTAGTAGCACAAACTTGTCGGATCTACCCTTTCCCtctcaaaatttatcattcCTTAAGAGGACAAAATCTCCAAATATTGTCACTTTGAACATATCGAGAGAATCATCCAGAAGTCCAATATCCATTAATGCAGTTGAATTGAGTAGACCATCATTATTGGCAGAAACGCCGAATTTCTCTtcgaatttgaaaaatgaagcaACTTCTGCATTCATCCAAGAGGATAAGTCGAATGTGGTTGCACTACAAAAGAGGGGAAGAAAGTCTGCCTCCCCCTCTCCAatactgaaaaaatcaaaattacaaGGAACTTCCATTATTCATCCACCACAAAGTAAATTTTCTGAAGAGGAAGTTGTAGtatcaaaaaatggtaaagtTTATATCTGCCAAATTTGTAAAAGACAGTTTTCCTCTGGTCATCATTTAACTAGACATAAGAAATCAGTGCATTCTGGAGAAAAACCATTTTCCTGTCCTAAATGTGGTAAGAGGTTCAAAAGAAGAGACCATGTGTTACAACAtcttaataaaaaaataccTTGTATTCCTGATAAGACTGATGGTAGTGCTACATCCACCAAACTAAGAAAGCAACTAGATATGACTGAAGAAAACGTTGCACCACAATCCGAAGGTAATTTCCTGGTTCCCAGTAACGAAGAAAACCCAGTAGGATTTTTGAAACAGGATGAGTCAGTTAAACAGGAATAATAtcttatatatttttgtttatacccatatttatatacttctaataatattatttatcaagaatttattatcatcTCATCTGTCTGGATGACTGCAGAAAGTTTAGTCGATGGCTAATTTCGAGTATCGGTgattgaataaaaaaaacGCATAGAAATCATTATGTCAAACGAGAAAGATCATCGATATAGAAGAGTTAGGCGATGCTTCCAAGGATCAATCCATTGAGATTGTTGTTGCTTGGTGCACCAGGCTCTGGTAAAGGCACACAGAcaaagaagttgaaaaaattacttCCAAATATATTGGCTATATCTTCCGGAGATCTACTTCGAGAACAAGTGACGAAGCGCACTAAGCTTGGTAAGGAAGTCCTACAATACATAGAGAGGGGAGAATTGGTACCAGATGGCTTGATATCAAGATTTGTTACTGCACagttattgaaaacaaaatCAGAAAGCGCACAAGAGCAAGTGCAGTGGCTATTAGATGGATTTCCTCGAAACTTGGACCAAGCTAGGTCATTCCAAAATACTTTAAGGGTATTAAATATGCCATTGAGTAATGTAATCGAATTGAAGGTTCCTAAGTCACGCATCCTAGAAAGGTTGGCTAGCAGATATATTCATGAAGCAAGCGGTAGGACATACAACCTCTCATATAATCCACCAAAAACTCCAGGAGTAGATGATTTAACCGGCGATCCATTGGTAAAAAGAGTTGATGATTCCCAAGTGGGTGTGATTACCAGAAGACTAGACGATTACGATAAGTTCATTACTCCATTGAGAAACTATTATAATGAACTCGGTATCCTCTCCACTGTCTCCGGTGATACATCAGATGAAATCTTCCCACAAATTTTACAAGTACTAAACCTAAATGCAGCCCCAGCTTCAACCTAATTTAATTAGATTCATTAGGACTGTTTGATGAAGCTTATCTCCTTTTAAATTAGTCGATGAGGTCGCATGTCTATGCATTTTCCTAATCACGTGATAAGTTCgacttttttgaaatattttgatatatttctATCTTGTATATATTGGAACATCCCATATTGAGAATTAATTCTGGTATTAATAATCAGAGGAATTGCTCATTATATACCCAGCTTTCTCCTAATACTAGTAAAGATGAAGTTTTTTATAGATGATTTACCGGTTCTCTTTCCTTATCCAAAGATTTATCCTGAACAGTACCAGTACATGTgtgatattaaaaaaactCTGGATGCCGGAGGTAACAGTATCTTAGAAATGCCTTCAGGGACAGGGAAGACTGTCTCATTATTATCTCTATCGGTTGCATATCAGATGCACTATCCAGAACACAGGAAGATCATATATTGTTCCCGTACCATGTCGGAAATTGAGAAAACTTTGGtagaattggaaaatttgatggatTATAGATCCCGTGAACTAGGCTACGTCGAGGAATTCAGAGGACTTGGATTAAcgtcaagaaaaaatttatgtCTACATCCCGTGGTGAGTAAAGAAAGGAAAGGTACAGTGGTGGATGAAAAATGTCGTCGCTTAACCAATGGTGTCAACAAACGAAAGTTACAGGAAAATCCTGATGCTACCGATGCTGAATTATGTGAATACCATGAAAACTTGTACGATATGGAGGTAGAGAATTATTTACCAAAGGGTgtcttttcatttgaaaaattgatcaaatatgctgaagaaaaaactATCTGTCCATATTTTATTGTACGTCGTATGATCTCATTATGTAATATCATCGTCTATTCATATCATTATCTGCTAGATCCAAAAATTGCTGAAAGAGTGTCGAATGAAGTCTCTAAAGATAGTATTGTCATTTTCGATGAAGCTCACAATATCGATAATGTTTGTATAGAGTCATTGTCATTAGACTTGACAAACGATGTGCTTAGGAGAGCAACGAAGGGTGCCAATGCATTAGAAGGTAGGATAGAAGAAGTACGTAAGGctgattcaaaaaaattacaagacGAATATGATAAACTAGTTCAAGGTTTACATGCTGATGATATCCTGACTGTTGCTGAAGAACCCTTTGTTGAAACTCCTGTATTATCGCAAGATCTGTTGAAGGAGGCAATTCCTGGTAATATAAGAAGGGCCGAACATTTTATCTCGTTCTTAAAGAGACTTATAGAGTATCTGAAAACGAGAATGAAGGTCTTGCATGTGATCTCAGAAACGccaaaatcttttcttcagcaTTTGAAACAGTTGACTTTTATTGATAGGAAACCATTGAGATTCTGTTCAGAACGTCTCTCTTTACTGGTTAGAACATTGGAAGTGACCGAGGTGGAAGATTTCACGGCTCTGAAAGATATTGCAACTTTTGCAACATTAATTTCTACTTATGAAGATGGTTTCACCTTAATTATCGAGCCatatgaaattgaaaatgctgCGGTTCCTAATCCTATAATGAGATTTTCCTGTCTTGATGCATCAATTGCAATAAAACCGgtatttgaaaagttttcctCCGTAATTATTACCTCAGGAACTATATCACCTTTAGATATGTATCCAAGAATGTTAAATTTCGAAACAATCCTTCAAAAATCTTACTCAATGACACtagataaaaaatcatttttaccCATGATTATCACAAAAGGGTCAGATCAAGTGGCCATTTCTTCCAGATTTGAAATCAGAAATGATCCAAGTATTGTTCGTAATTACGGTTCTATGCTGGTGGAATTTGCAAAGATTACTCCAGACGGGATGGTGGTCTTTTTCCCCTCATATCTGTATATGGAGAGTATTGTTTCGATGTGGCAAACAATGGGTATATTAGACGAAGTATGGAAGCACAAACTGATTTTGGTCGAAACACCGGATGCTCAAGAAACGTCCCTAGCTTTGGAGACATATAGAAAAGCTTGTTCCAATGGTAGAGGTGCCATACTTTTATCTGTTGCCAGAGGAAAAGTTTCTGAAGGTATCGATTTTGATCATCATTACGGTAGAACTGTGCTGATGATCGGTATCCCTTTCCAATATACGGAATCACGTATCCTAAAAGCTCGTTTAGAGTTTTTAAGAGAAAACTATCAAATcagagaaaatgatttcCTGTCGTTCGATGCAATGAGACATGCTGCACAATGTTTGGGTAGAGTCTTGAGAGGTAAAGATGATTATGGGGTAATGGTGTTGGCAGATCGTAGATTTTcaaggaagaaaaatcaaCTACCAAAATGGATTGCACAGGGTCTATCAGACGCAGATTTGAATCTCTCGACTGATATGGCTATTTCAAATACAAAACAGTTTTTAAGAACAATGGCCCAACCAACAAATCCAAAGGATCAGGAAGGTGTATCTGTTTGGAGTTTAGATGATTTGACTAAGTTTCAACAAAGCCATCAACAAAAGACGAACAATGGCAATCAGATGGCTAATATTGACAAGGAAAATGTTGATCAAGAGGGTGACACTGTGATGGGTTAAAAGGACAAAAAGGTTATTAAATACTATGAAAATTCTGatttaaatatttactTAATGTACTGAGGGatattattactttttctatataattttcataCATGCATCAAATTACAATCTtacatattattattgcGTATTTTAAACAACTTCGACATTGAAGGAAATTTCCTTGTCAGCATCTAAATATGAGTCGCAAACGCTCCAAGCAGTTAGATCATATGAGCCTTTTTCATTTAGTGTAAATTCAACGTCAAAAGATTGGGTTTCCTCAGCTAATGAAACCTTTTTTATTGCATAGAGTTCTCTTTTAGAGATACTTCCGATGACTATCCACCAGCTTTCTTGTTTATCATAAGGAAACCTTTCTGACACAACATCTAGAGTTTCTGGAACATCATCTTTGGTTAACTGAACCGTAAGAGTTCTTGGAGTATCTTGCTTTATAGGAGTTGCCGTATCAAGAGAATACttcatttcaatgtttggATAATTATTAATAAAGTTGGCGACCGTAATTAACTTATTGTGCTCCAACTCCATAATGTATTCACgatcttcatcttctaatgCCATGATATCGTACACAGTTTCAATCTTCTTTTCAGAGCACTTGGCTAAAATAGTATCATCGAAGAACGGTATCTGTCTTAATGGACTGTCCACATCCCAGACAGCTTGAACTAACATCTGAGACACATCCATGGCTATTGTAGCATTTAAATATCCTTCACTTGCAAGTAAATCGACAATGGCATTAATCAAAGGAAGAGCTCTTTTCAGAACTGATGCCAAATCCTGTTGAAGCTCGAGCGATAATCctaatcttgaaaaatatgcCTGCAGAAGGACAAAAACCTTGAATTTAGTAAATTCAGTTCTTGCGTTACCAGAAAACTTCAAAGGGCACAGATTATGCAATTTTAACAGCTTTGAATAGTCATCCTCTCTTGCTGGAAGATTAGTAAATTCGTTTGCACCAGCCAAAATCTCAACAATGTCTCTAAGGGTCGAATTACGTGATAGAGACTTTGAGAATGAATGCATGGTGTAAAAAGACAGTTGATAATGGGAGCATATAAGCGCCCCATTGAGGGGTTCG
Coding sequences within it:
- the ADK2 gene encoding adenylate kinase ADK2 (similar to Saccharomyces cerevisiae ADK2 (YER170W); ancestral locus Anc_8.236), encoding MLPRINPLRLLLLGAPGSGKGTQTKKLKKLLPNILAISSGDLLREQVTKRTKLGKEVLQYIERGELVPDGLISRFVTAQLLKTKSESAQEQVQWLLDGFPRNLDQARSFQNTLRVLNMPLSNVIELKVPKSRILERLASRYIHEASGRTYNLSYNPPKTPGVDDLTGDPLVKRVDDSQVGVITRRLDDYDKFITPLRNYYNELGILSTVSGDTSDEIFPQILQVLNLNAAPAST
- the RPH1 gene encoding Rph1p (similar to Saccharomyces cerevisiae GIS1 (YDR096W) and RPH1 (YER169W); ancestral locus Anc_8.234), whose product is MNGSKVPSEVVDGIPVFKPNFDEFKDFYSYVSAINKYGMESGIIKVIPPKKWLDMLEIPPSDKTLKKIVIKSPIQQHISGNKGMFTVHNVEKNKTYNIIQWKDLSHDYVPPNNPHYHDNNTNNNDNINNNNTNDNIPTKSSFLKTKNFEKSFSLSDYKEFQKHYNQDNLDQFKDKERLEFLESYYWKTLYYTPPMYGADTPGSIFPSDLETWNVSKLPNLLDYLDEDIPGVNNSYLYAGLWKSTFAWHLEDQDLFSINFIHFGAPKQWYSIPQEDHEKFYNYMKEQFPTEFNHCSEFLRHKSILISPKLLRDNGIRVNKVVHYQNEFIITFPYGYHAGFNYGYNLAESVNFALESWLKIGKKSKSCQCVNDSVRINVSKLAQNWRNKKKLHKENDNKNNTSNNNNDVLTKNYTNDSNSRGRSFNELLHYGSQALQNISNDNETEGSISKEQSFFQNNAYDNQNMCLRSTSPTINSTQLPQLSSQLQQSSSSHPIVSRTSSPFLSRMMDLSNIIEPTLDDSSLKLRKTLASPQPTTSVPTTSNILNGNNSTLAPLAMRTNTVPSSTLFDYNDDNMLALSLTSMANSGNSSPRLKRQLLNNNLNSPIDSASNGFNGASLAMKPTLSPLANNSSPGYFNGAFNNMNNFISVKNNNGSSTNLSDLPFPSQNLSFLKRTKSPNIVTLNISRESSRSPISINAVELSRPSLLAETPNFSSNLKNEATSAFIQEDKSNVVALQKRGRKSASPSPILKKSKLQGTSIIHPPQSKFSEEEVVVSKNGKVYICQICKRQFSSGHHLTRHKKSVHSGEKPFSCPKCGKRFKRRDHVLQHLNKKIPCIPDKTDGSATSTKLRKQLDMTEENVAPQSEGNFLVPSNEENPVGFLKQDESVKQE
- the CCA1 gene encoding tRNA adenylyltransferase (similar to Saccharomyces cerevisiae CCA1 (YER168C); ancestral locus Anc_8.233), producing MITRSSHSTSSELLPNIQLTETESKICNLLKDYVHYYNSTSAYDPSIDPLTLRITGGWVRDKLLGQGSHDLDIAINIMTGEEFARGLNEYLLENYGKYGIKPHSIHKIDKNPEKSKHLETATTKLFGVEIDFVNLRSEEYTETSRIPIVNFGTPEQDALRRDATLNALFYNIASDQIEDYTHRGLKDLKEGVLKTPLPPRQTFLDDPLRVLRLIRFASRFNFKIDNEVLFEMNDPEINLSFNSKISRERIGVEMEKILNGSNPLIALKLIQISNLENVIFFWHGDQSVIEFNEQNNSEYPKIINIYKRNGPMNRQLLTFLKNYDSLINNVFRLRTLLQENRNFCQNFILASTLIPASNLKIISLPKKKMNNTMSLVESVVREGLKFSKNDAAIVSKCVDSIQNYQRMMNKFFLKENFLKRSELGTFLRDFNGTWEIMHFTSLVDEYLKSTHNAENDQSAEFIFRKYELFYDYIIDQDLVDCHNLKPLLDGKKLLKSLEMKAGPWLGKANSDAIIWQLDNPHGSSDELLAYIKENLPTYL
- the RAD3 gene encoding TFIIH/NER complex ATP-dependent 5'-3' DNA helicase subunit RAD3 (similar to Saccharomyces cerevisiae RAD3 (YER171W); ancestral locus Anc_8.237), producing MKFFIDDLPVLFPYPKIYPEQYQYMCDIKKTLDAGGNSILEMPSGTGKTVSLLSLSVAYQMHYPEHRKIIYCSRTMSEIEKTLVELENLMDYRSRELGYVEEFRGLGLTSRKNLCLHPVVSKERKGTVVDEKCRRLTNGVNKRKLQENPDATDAELCEYHENLYDMEVENYLPKGVFSFEKLIKYAEEKTICPYFIVRRMISLCNIIVYSYHYLLDPKIAERVSNEVSKDSIVIFDEAHNIDNVCIESLSLDLTNDVLRRATKGANALEGRIEEVRKADSKKLQDEYDKLVQGLHADDILTVAEEPFVETPVLSQDLLKEAIPGNIRRAEHFISFLKRLIEYLKTRMKVLHVISETPKSFLQHLKQLTFIDRKPLRFCSERLSLLVRTLEVTEVEDFTALKDIATFATLISTYEDGFTLIIEPYEIENAAVPNPIMRFSCLDASIAIKPVFEKFSSVIITSGTISPLDMYPRMLNFETILQKSYSMTLDKKSFLPMIITKGSDQVAISSRFEIRNDPSIVRNYGSMLVEFAKITPDGMVVFFPSYLYMESIVSMWQTMGILDEVWKHKLILVETPDAQETSLALETYRKACSNGRGAILLSVARGKVSEGIDFDHHYGRTVLMIGIPFQYTESRILKARLEFLRENYQIRENDFLSFDAMRHAAQCLGRVLRGKDDYGVMVLADRRFSRKKNQLPKWIAQGLSDADLNLSTDMAISNTKQFLRTMAQPTNPKDQEGVSVWSLDDLTKFQQSHQQKTNNGNQMANIDKENVDQEGDTVMG